The segment GCCCAGGATGATCGAGCTGATCGCGTCCTCGTTGGCCGGGTTGCCGCTGCCCATGTAGTAGTAGGCCAGGCTGCCCAAGTCGTGGGCCGCCACCAGCTGGTCCAGCGCCACGCTCGTGCGGGCGGCGCGGGCGAGCTCGGCGGGCGGGCAGTCGGCCTGCACGTCGAACGCGTCGCGGAACAGGGCGACGCGCTCGTCGATCGCCGCGTCGGTCACGCCGGCGCGCAGGTCGGCCAGCTCGTCGACCTCGAGGATCTCGACGTGGCCGCCGAAGGTCGCGACCTGCTGGGTCAGGTCGCTGTAGATGTCGAGCATGCCGTTGTAGTAGTGGCCCATGACGCCCAGGCGGTTGTGCTCCATCACGTGGGCGACGCGGGCGGCGGCGACCCAGTCGGCCAGCTGGCGGTCGACGTGGCCGTCGCCGTCGAGGAGCCCGGTGACCTGGTGGAACGGGACGCCGGCGCGGGCGAAGACGTTGGCGATCTCCGGCACGGGGCAGGCGCCGCAGTGGGCGAGCCACTGGCCGGTCATCGCGGTGCGGTCGCCCATCGCGTTGAACGCCGCGTAGTCGATGGCGGCGGCGGGCTGGAGGTTGAGGATGACCACCGGCACCTTGGCCCGGCGGACGACCGGCAGGACGGTGCTGGACAGCGCGTAGGTCGTCACGTGCAGGAAGATCAGATCGACGTCGGCCTGGCGGAACGCGTGGCCGGCGGCCAGGGCTTTCTCCGGCGAGTCGATCAGGCCGAGGTTCACGACCTCGACGCCCTGCTGCGGTACGGCGTCCCGCAGCTTGCGGTCGACCTGCGCCAGGTACCCCTCCAGCCGCTGCTTGAGGCCGGCGAACTGCGGCCAGTAGGCCTCCAGCCCGATCCCGAACAGGCCGACCTTCAAACGATATGTATCGGATGTGCTACCCATGGGCAATGAACTCCTGCGAACGTTGGTCAACGGCCACATGACGCGTGCTGACCGAAACAAAGATTCCCAATTCCCTGGCACGTATGTTCGTCCAACATCTTCAACATGAGCCGAGTTGATGAGCGTCAGATCACATCGGCAGAATTGCGTACGCCGCGTCGAGTGCGGTAGACGGTCGGGGGTACGCCGTTGTACCGCTTGAAGATCCGGATGAAGTTGGCATGTGAGCGGAACCCGAGGCTGTAGGCGATCGACTTCACCGGTTCGCGGCTGCCGCGGAGCAACTCGCAGGCCTCGCGGACGCGGAGCTCGACGAGGTAACGGTGCGGCGGGGTGCCGTAGCTGCGCGTGAAGATCCGGGTGAGGTGCTCGCGCGAGACGTCGTGACGTGCTGCGAGCTCGTCGACGGACCACTCGTGACGCAGGTCCCCCCGCATGGTCGCCTCGACCCGCTCGGCGAGGTTATTAATCTGCTCGGTACGCCCGACCAACGACGCCTCGGCACTGGCGTGAAGCGCCCCGAACAGATCGGCACAAAGCCGACCGGCTGCCGACGCGGAGATCTCACGGACGTGGTTGGGCTCGCGGGCCACCTGCTGAAGTTGCCGGACGATTGGATGCTGAAGCCCGAGGTCATAGAGATGTCCATAGCCCCGGATCAGCGCGCGGGCCGCATGCGCCGCCAGCTCGCCGTTGATGATCAGGCCCAGGAACTCCCAGGGCTGCGACTGTCGCCCATCGTAAGACTCCCAGAGATCTGGCTCCTCCACGAAGCGTAGGATTGCCTCGCCGGGCTGTACGCGACGAAGCTGCGTGCCGTTCCGGGGCGCCACGACGCCACCGGTTGATAGCGCAATCTTGACGACCGGACAACGGCGGACGGCCGGCTCCTGCCAGACGCTTCGGATGTTGTAATGCGATGACGTCGCAAACCCGTGCCCAAGGTAGTGGGGAGTAGCCAGTTCGGGCAGCCGGTTCCGGATGCGGAACCACGTGTAATCTACCATGCGGTACGATTCGTCGACCAGTTCGTGACTGCGGTCGGGCGGGACGAAGTCGGCGACGGCGTCCGTCGGTCGGCCTTGCTGCGACGACGGTCCCGTCGGCTGCCTTTCATGGCTCGTCATGACCATCACACCAGGTAAATGGATATCACAAATAAGCGTTTGCCTACGAATCCGCGTGGTTTATCTTAACAATCTAAGGAGAATGAAGGCAAGTCGCAGGTCACATTTGAGAAGTGCGACTTTCGAGCCTTAGCGTGAGGCGGCGGTAGCCAAGCGTGCGTGAGCGGAGCGGTGGTGTCCACGAACACATACGCGTCACGACGAATGGGGGCATTTCACATTGCGCGGAGGAGATAAGATGGCGTTAAGGACCACTTCGTTTTTGGCGGCGATTGCTGCCGTTGTTTCGACGGCTGGCTTTGCTTCGGCGGCGGTCGTCTTCAGCGACAATTTTGAGCGGGCCAACCCCGGTAACCACCTGCCGGCGAACGGCACGCTTGTCTCGGCGTGGGGCACCAGCACGGGCGTCAACCCACAGCCCTACGTTGTTAGCACGCAAGGGGCGTCGCAGGCGCAGCAGCACACGGTGGAACCCGTCACCGGTGCGATGTCGGGGGGTCAGCTCACCTCGACCGTCGGCGTGCTGCGGAATGGCCTCGTGCAGTCGACGTATAACTTTCACAACGACGCGGCGATCGTCGCGGCGGGCGGCTACACGGTCGCCTTCGACTTCCAGCGTTCGGCCAACGGTGGCTTCGTAGGCGTGTTCTTCGGGCTATCGCCTGATCAGGTCAGCGGGCAGGTCTACGCCGGCGCGCCATTCGCTCCGTATGGCGGCGCGCCGCCGGCCGTAGACGGCGTGCTCGCGGCTGACAGTGAGGCCGGCTACCTGTTTCAGAACAACTCTGGCGTCGGTCGCGTCCAGCGACACACCAAAGGTGCCGACCCGGTA is part of the Tepidisphaeraceae bacterium genome and harbors:
- a CDS encoding PEP-CTERM sorting domain-containing protein (PEP-CTERM proteins occur, often in large numbers, in the proteomes of bacteria that also encode an exosortase, a predicted intramembrane cysteine proteinase. The presence of a PEP-CTERM domain at a protein's C-terminus predicts cleavage within the sorting domain, followed by covalent anchoring to some some component of the (usually Gram-negative) cell surface. Many PEP-CTERM proteins exhibit an unusual sequence composition that includes large numbers of potential glycosylation sites. Expression of one such protein has been shown restore the ability of a bacterium to form floc, a type of biofilm.), with the protein product MALRTTSFLAAIAAVVSTAGFASAAVVFSDNFERANPGNHLPANGTLVSAWGTSTGVNPQPYVVSTQGASQAQQHTVEPVTGAMSGGQLTSTVGVLRNGLVQSTYNFHNDAAIVAAGGYTVAFDFQRSANGGFVGVFFGLSPDQVSGQVYAGAPFAPYGGAPPAVDGVLAADSEAGYLFQNNSGVGRVQRHTKGADPVNVDGPPAPFDDEFFNTVGVHNAVITVAAPSGFGASSPLIYTLSIDGVAVPGAAVNTTSDGGFGGIGFSSNVAAAFVDNIVVTAVPEPTTLATLAGVGLMFLRRRR
- a CDS encoding AraC family transcriptional regulator — translated: MTSHERQPTGPSSQQGRPTDAVADFVPPDRSHELVDESYRMVDYTWFRIRNRLPELATPHYLGHGFATSSHYNIRSVWQEPAVRRCPVVKIALSTGGVVAPRNGTQLRRVQPGEAILRFVEEPDLWESYDGRQSQPWEFLGLIINGELAAHAARALIRGYGHLYDLGLQHPIVRQLQQVAREPNHVREISASAAGRLCADLFGALHASAEASLVGRTEQINNLAERVEATMRGDLRHEWSVDELAARHDVSREHLTRIFTRSYGTPPHRYLVELRVREACELLRGSREPVKSIAYSLGFRSHANFIRIFKRYNGVPPTVYRTRRGVRNSADVI